The DNA segment CTGGAAAAGTTTAAAGGAGAAGGCCCGGTTGATTCGCGATCATTTCAGCAAGATCCTCATCATTGCCGGATGTATGATCCTGCCTGCCATTCCCCAGTTGCTTTACTGGAAAATATTCACCGGGAGCTTTCTCTATTATTCGTACGATAACCCGGGCGAGGGCCTCGACCTGCTGAGCCCTTACACCTGGGACGTCCTGGTGAGTTTCCGCAAGGGCTGGCTGATCTATACGCCCATGATGGCCCTGGCCATATACGGCTTTAAAAACCTGTATGAAAAGCGGCGCGAGCTGTTTTACCCCCTTGTGATCTTTGCCGTCCTTAATCTTTACTTGGTCAGTTCGTGGACCACCTGGTGGTATGCCGGATCGTTCGGTCACCGCGCCATGGTGCAGTCCTATGCGATGATGGCTTTCCCGCTGGGCTATTTTTTCATTGGCCTGAAAGACCAGACCAGGTTTTGGAGAAAGTTTTTCTGGATATTGGCAGGTTTTTTCGTGGTACTCAACCTGTTTCAGACCTGGCAGTATTTCAGCAAGATCCTGCATCCCGATTCCATGACCAAGCCTTACTATATGGCTGTATTTGGCCGGGTGACGCCTCCAACGGAAGAGATCAAAAGCCTGCTGATGGTGGAGCGTTCCCTTGGCGGGGATGACGTATTGAAAAATCCGGAGGACTATTACCTGTACCGCAGTTTTGAAATGGTATTCGATGAAGATGTCTGGCGCCCGGCAGCAGATTCTGGGGTGGCTGGAAGCAGGGAGGTCATGATCCTGAGGCCGGAAACCCCCTTCACTACAGCCCTGGAGATTCCCTTCAACAAGCTGACGATGGCCGACCACGCCTTCCTGAAGGTACGCGGAGAGGTGTTTGTGGAGGATGCCCCCGCTGAAAACCCCTTCAGCCTCATCATCACCTTCGACCACGAGGGAGGCAATTACAAGTACCGTGGGAAGGACTACGAGCATTACCCGCACGAGATCACGCCCGGGCAGTGGAACACGCTGGAGCGCCTCTATCTGACCCCAGAGCCAAGAAACAAAACCGACCAGGTCAGGATCTATTTCTGGCTCAGGGGCAATAAGCCCCTTCCGGTAAGCCGGATCGATGTTGAGGTATGGGTACCAAAGAGAGGATGGTAATCAGCAGGCTTTATTCTTCCAATTGTTTTATCGCCACAAAGGCCATCAGCCCGGCCCCGGTTCGCAGGGCTTCCTCATCAATATTGAAGGTTGAGGTGTGCAGGTTCGACACCAGGCCTTCGGCTTCGTTGCGCACGCCCAGGCGATAGAAGCAGGCAGGAAGGATCTGTGAATACCAGGCGAAGTCCTCCGCTGTCATTGCCAGTTCCAATTCTTCAATGTTTTCCTTTCCAAGGTAATCGCCGGCCCAGGCCCTGAAGTTGTCAGCCAGCTGTTCATCGTTGGCCAGGAAAGGATAGCCCGGATCTATAAAGACCTCGCATTCGCCGCCCATGGCCTCTGCGGTGCCTTCGGCAATATCATGAATAAGCTGATGGGCCTGTTTTCGCCAGGTTTCATCAAAGGTACGAATGGTCCCTTCCAGTTTCACTTCAGCAGGAATGATATTTGTGCGGCCTTCACCAATGATACGTCCAAAGGAAAGCACTGTGGGCACGGAAGGCTTGTTGCGCCTGCTTACGATCTGCTGCAGGGCCACGACGATGTGGGAGGCTATCAGCACAGGGTCGATCACGGTATGGGGCATTCCGCCATGGCCACCCTTTCCCTTGACAGTCAGGTATATCTCATCGGTTGAGGCCATATATTTCCCGCTACGGATGCCCACCTTGCCGGCTTCCAGACCGGGGAAAACGTGCTGTCCGAAGATGGCGGCGGGGCGGGGATTCTCGAGGACACCCTCTTTGATCATCAGGCTGGCACCTCCCGGGTAATTCTCCTCGGAGGGCTGAAAGATCAGGCGGATGCTGCCCTCAAACTTCGCCTTCAGGGTGTGGAGGATCCTGGCAGCCCCAAGCAGGGAGGCCATGTGGACGTCGTGGCCACAGGCGTGCATAATGCCGGGGTTCCGGGAAGTATAATCCACCTTGTTCTCTTCCTGTATGGGCAGGGCATCCATGTCTGCTCGCAGGGCGATCATCTTTTTGCCGGGATTCTTTCCTTCGATCAGGGCCACCAGGCCAGTGCCGGCCACTCCTTGTTTAAAGGGAATTCCAATTTGCTCCAGTTGGGATGCAATGAATGCGGCCGTTTTAAACTCTTTTTTCGACAGTTCCGGCTGGGCGTGCAGGTGCCTGCGGGTTTCGATTATCCCCGGAAGGTATTCAGCTGAAAGGTTTTGTATGAGGTCCCTGATTTCCATTTTCTTAAATTGATCAACAAATTTAAGATTTTTCAAGA comes from the Bacteroides sp. genome and includes:
- a CDS encoding M20 family metallopeptidase, coding for MEIRDLIQNLSAEYLPGIIETRRHLHAQPELSKKEFKTAAFIASQLEQIGIPFKQGVAGTGLVALIEGKNPGKKMIALRADMDALPIQEENKVDYTSRNPGIMHACGHDVHMASLLGAARILHTLKAKFEGSIRLIFQPSEENYPGGASLMIKEGVLENPRPAAIFGQHVFPGLEAGKVGIRSGKYMASTDEIYLTVKGKGGHGGMPHTVIDPVLIASHIVVALQQIVSRRNKPSVPTVLSFGRIIGEGRTNIIPAEVKLEGTIRTFDETWRKQAHQLIHDIAEGTAEAMGGECEVFIDPGYPFLANDEQLADNFRAWAGDYLGKENIEELELAMTAEDFAWYSQILPACFYRLGVRNEAEGLVSNLHTSTFNIDEEALRTGAGLMAFVAIKQLEE